One segment of Anaerolineales bacterium DNA contains the following:
- a CDS encoding MarR family transcriptional regulator, which translates to MGRSPTFEQALREWAQLFMHRSMREFQNWVKESGLSHSQVAALMRLHHGGACPVNEIGQDLRVTPGAASQIVDRLAQQGLLRREEDDHDRRVRRITLTPDGQEIVRQAIE; encoded by the coding sequence ATGGGGCGTTCTCCGACGTTCGAGCAGGCCCTGAGGGAATGGGCCCAGTTGTTCATGCATCGATCGATGCGCGAGTTTCAGAACTGGGTCAAGGAATCTGGGTTGTCACACTCCCAGGTGGCTGCGCTGATGCGGCTGCATCATGGCGGCGCCTGCCCGGTCAACGAGATCGGCCAGGATCTTCGCGTAACACCGGGTGCTGCCAGCCAGATCGTGGACCGGCTGGCGCAGCAAGGGCTGCTGCGGCGAGAAGAGGACGATCACGATCGGCGGGTTCGGCGAATCACCCTGACCCCGGACGGACAGGAGATCGTCCGTCAGGCGATTGAG